CTGAACTCTACTCGTGCAGCAGTAGAAGAAGGTATCGTATCCGGTGGTGGTACGGCACTTGTGAACGTATACAACAAAGTAGCATCAATCGAAGCGGATTCTGACGTAGCAACTGGTATCAACATCGTGCTGCGTGCTCTTGAAGAGCCGATCCGTCAAATCGCTCACAACGCAGGCCTTGAAGGATCAATCATCGTTGAGCGCCTGAAGAAAGAAGAAGTAGGTGTCGGATTCAACGCAGCTACTGGTGAGTGGGTCAACATGATCGAAAAAGGTATCGTAGATCCAACGAAAGTAACTCGTTCTGCACTTCAAAACGCAGCGTCTGTCGCAGCAATGTTCCTGACTACTGAAGCAGTAGTAGCGGACATCCCTGAAGAAGGCGGCGGCATGCCGGATATGTCTGGTATGGGCGGAATGGGTGGAATGGGCGGCATGATGTAATCTGCCCCCTCAACCCTTGATATAAAAGGATTTGTTGGTAAGGTGAGAGTGGTTTGCTAACATTTTGCTAACATTGAGGATATTAACGGAGGCTTCTCATGAGTTCACTGAACTTTTGGGAAGCTTCTTTTTTCATTTCTTGGGTTACGTGGAGATACACATTTTTCGTAATTTGATCATCTGTATGACCGAGACGATCCATGATTTGTTCGAGTGAGACACGAGCTTCCGCAAGAAGGGATGTATGAGTGTGTCTTAAACTGTGCGGAGTTAAATCTTTGTTAAGGTCGGCAATTTTTAGCAGCCTTTTCATACGATCTCGAACATTCTTAATTACGATAGGATAGCCGTGTTGTCGTTGCATTTTGGCAAAGATAAAATCTTGGTTATAGTAAGCATCACCTAGTTGCTCAATTACTTCATCTTGAGCCTCTTTATGTTCTTTCAAAGCGTCAATCACTTCTTCATCGACAACAATTTTCCGTCTAGACTTTCGGGTTTTTGGTGGGACTAATTGATACTCAACCGTATTATTATTTGGATTATAATATGTCTTAGTAATACTGATTGTATGGTTTTTGAAGTCAATATCTTTCCACTTAAGAGCAATAAGTTCTCCAACCCGAATTCCTGTATAGGCGAGTATTAAAAACACCAAGTAATCATGTTCAAGACCATTTTGTTTTGCTGTCTTTAAAAACAAGGCAAGCTCTTCTTTTTCTAAGTAATTTGGAACTTCCTCTTCTTCTAATTGTTGAATCGTTTTTTTGTCTTTTTTTACGTAAGAGAATTCTGTAGGATCCTTCTTTAATAGTTCTAATTCTAATGCCTTTCGAAAAATCATCCTCCCAGTTCGATTTATCCCCTCCCTTGTGCTATCAGCTAACCCTTGAGCTTTTAAATCGTTGAGAGCATCTTGGTACATCTTTCTTGTGATGTCCTTCAATTTTAATTGAGCAAAGTAGGGTAATAACCTTCCAATTTCATGAAGTCGAACACGAATAGTACCTGGCTTAACCTCCTTTGACTCACTGTAGATAGGCAGCCACTCTTTTGCAAAGTCGCTGAAAGTTTTGTCTGTTTCCTCTAAATATGTCCCTTGATTTAACTCGTAAATGAGAGTATTAGCTGCCGCTTCAGCTTCTTGTTGGGTCAGAAAGCCACTTTTAGACTTCTGTTTCCTTTTTCCGGTGAATGGGTCTATTCCGATATCAACGACATAAGCCCATTTTGCACCGCAAGTACATTTTTTCTTTTTGCATGTGCAGTTTCTTCTATAAAAATGTCCTTTCATAGGCATCCTCACTTTCTGAAATTATTTTATTGCTAAAAATACATTATTACCAACTGTAATTACAATAATTCATTCCGTTTATTCGACACATTTATAAGGAGAGATTTAATAATGAGTGATGTAAATGATAAGGGGAATTTATGCGTAGTACTGCGTGCGCAATAGTTAGACAAAATTTTATTTCTTAGGGAGTCATGCATAGAGAACAAACGAAAAAAACTATACATTCTACATGGGAATGGATCTTTTGTTTCATCTATCTTCACTTTTGTGTGAAAATATGCAATTTCGCATATTTTAGTTGACGTTGATAGAAAAATGAATTATTATTCCAATAGATAGAAATTATTCTAATATTTGGTAGGGGGAGAACGATGTTTGATTTAAAGGATTTTCGACAAAATGTACTAAAGATGACGCAGGACGACTTTGCGAAGATGATAGGGGTTCGGCAGGATTATGTCTCTAGAATGGAAAAGACTCCTGAGGCAATTGAATTCAGTATGCTTTTAAAAATAGCTCAAGCAACAGGTACAACTTTAGATGAGTTGGTAGGATATAAAAAGTCTATACCTAATGCTTTAGAGGTAAGTAACACATGGGAGACCTCTTCATTTATTAAAAAGACATTGCTTGACTACATAAAGATGAAAACTGAAGATATAAGGCTATCATCTGAAGAAAAATATAAAAAAATGATTAAAGACTTATATCAAATGATTGAATCAACCATTGTTAAGCCTTCCGTTGCAATAGTAGGTATGTCTGACGCTGGAAAGAGCAGATTAATTAATTCTCTTTTAGGTATGGATAAAATGCCAACTTCATGGACACCAACCACATCAATAAGCGTACATATTAAACATATTGATGATCGGCCAGACTTTATAGAAGATGAAGTGTGGATTTTTAAAGGTGATAAGAATGGATTCGATGTTAAAAAGCTTACTAATGAAAACTATTGTAGTAAATGGAAAATCGCAGGTGGAACTACATCCTTGTTAGCTGATTATGGCACGCGTCAAGGAGACAAATACGATATTGAGGATGCTTCGGCTGCTGTAATTTTTGTAGAAAGTTCTATATTACAAATATGCGATATTGTTGACTTACCTGGATTTGGCACAGGTGATAGAAAAAACGATGATATTCTAGCACAGAAATCAAGAGAAATTGCAGACGTTGTTATTTATATGTCGATTGCTAATGGTTTCTTACGAGGTACGGATATTGAGTTTTTAAAAACGACTTTAAACTCTTTACCTGTTATTGAGAATAAAGGGAACAAACTAAGTCCTCTTAACAATTTATTTATTGTTGCATCTCAGTCACACACCGTTGATAACGGAAATAAAACGGAGTTAGAAAGAATTTTAGACGCAGGTGCAACTAGATTATATAGTGAAGTTCCGGAAGAGATTTGGCAAAATCGAGAGGAACAATCGGTTTATAAGCATACAATAAATGATTTAAGAAATAGATTCTTTACCTATACAACCGATAAGCCTTATTTGAGAGAAGACTTTGAGCGGGAAGTTAAACAACTTTTAGAAAACCTCCCTACAATAATTAATAAAAATGCAAAGGAGTCGTTACAAAAGTACGTTGAAGACTCAAAGATATTACTTGAAAATGATATCGAGCAATATGAAAAAATCATTTATGAAAGAGAAAAGTATAAACAATTACTAGCTGATATTCGTAAAAATGAACCGATACGAATTCAAGAAAACCAAAAAGCTAGAATGGAAGTACTAGAAAAAGTAGAGAAGCTTCATAAGGAGTCAATCAAACAGTTTGAGGATGAATTTGCTTCTATTATTTCGGTTGATAATATTGTTGAAATTATTAAAGATAAAAAGTATAAAAAGAAAAAACAAGACATGGAAAGCCTTGCAGGATACCTAAGTAGTAAAATTCAAGCAAAGATGCAAGTTGTTTTAAAGGACAATGCGGAAGATTTAAATAAATCCATTGATAAATACCTAAAGAACTTCAATGTTCAAATTAATAAGTTTGAAAGTGAGCTAAAAGGGTTCCAGGTAAATTTTGACGCGGTAAAGGCTTTTGCCAGCGGATTAGCGGGTCTAGCTACCTTTGGCGGTCTTGCAATCTGGGCTTCAACACTAGGAAATTTAGGAGCATATATCTTAGTGGCTAAGGGAGTAAGTGTTCTGTCAGCACTTGGGATTACAGTAGCTGGAGGAACAGCTGGTGCGGCCTCGGTGGTTGCTGCGCTTGGTGGTCCGATAACATTAGGAATAGCTTTGGCTGTTATTGTTAGCTTGTCAGTATTTGCCTTTGCAACAGGAGGTTGGCAAAAAGGTATTGCTAAAAAGATTGTTAAGGAATATTCAGCCCAAGATACATTTGGTCAATTTGTAGAAGAAATTGATAAGTTTTGGGATGATACTGAGAATGCATTTAACGCAGCAGCTGACTACTTAGATGATGAGTGGAAAAAATATGTTGATGATTTAAACGATATGGTATCTTCTTATAGCATTAAAGATATTGAACAGAGAATTATTAATGCCATTAACCTAAAAGATTTTTTCGTAGAAATGCCATTGTCAGAACCAGCAATGGCATAATGGAGGGGATACAATGATAACTACTACAGATCAGCTAGCCTTATTTCAGGAATACTTCGATAAAAATGATGTTTGGCAAGCAAACTTGATTATTAAGAATCTATTCAATAAAAATATAAGTGATCGTGATGTATTTCAAGCATTTTTTGAATTTAGCATGAAAATTGCAAAGTGGAATATTGACATCCCAACTCGAAAAGTATTTTTAGATCAGGCATCTTCTTCTATTCTATTTTTTAGTGAAAATGCAGAGTTGAGCCCGGACGTTCTTGGGATGATACAGGCTTGCCAAAGTGAAGTGGACGAACTTCGTAATGGAATCCTTCAAGTAGAAGAAGTGCAATCAAGTCGTAATTTTGAAGAAGTCAAAAAAGAACAAACGGAATTTTTGCGCCAGCTTACTGAATACAAGTATGAACTTGTTAAATGTCAAGACCAAACACAATTCAATACAATTCTTGAAAAAGTTAAAGTGGCTGAGGAACAAATTAATGAAGCTATTCTTGATAAGGATGAAGGAGGTCTGTATCAAGAACTAACAAGGGAGTACCCGAATGTAATTAGCTCCAAGCTGACTGAATTCGAACAGTTAAAAATTAAATCCTACAATAAAAAGGCCGTAAGTGATTTCCAATATGTTTATAACGAGTTCAAGAATAATGAAGATAAGTATAAAGATAGTATGCTTAATTTAAAACGACTTGTTGGCAATAGGTTGTTCTCCTATGATTCAAGTCAATTAGTTAATGAGACATTAATCTATTACAACCATATCTATTCTTACATTTTCGGTCAGCTTAACGAAGAAGGGAAATTTAAGTTAACCGAGTTAGCAATTGAAATTGAAAAAGTAAAATAACAGGAGGTCCTCATGTTTAGTAAAAGAAGGTCTATAATACGTCCAGCGGGTCTCTCCATTTCATTTTCAAATGCGAATATTATTGCTATGCCAATACATAGTACAAATACATTCGGGACAATCAATACAACAAATGCCTACAATGAACAATTTGATCAGATTTTTACGAATTTAAATGAGAGGCGACAGGAGTTACATGCTAAAGTAAGTTCATTGTCGCATGGAGATACATCCCTTCGTAATGAAGGGGTCTCCATCGCTTGGAAATATGAGCAGGCAGAGATAAAAATGGGCGGACAAGGCACTGCTGGCTGGAGTAAAGGGCAGAGGCAGGAGATTCTTGATACGGGAAAAGTTCGAGGTGCCGAGGGGCATCATATTAATTCGGTTAAGGATCATCCAGGTGAACAAGCCAATCCAGATAACATAAAGATTGTAAAAAGCAAGCAGGAGCATTTAGCAGAGCACGGGGGAGACTTTCGTAATCCAACGGAAGGTGAACTTGTTGATCGAAATGCCCGACTAGAGGATGTTAATAATCAACGCGTGTTTAAAAACGAATTAACTGGAATCGGCTTAGCAGCTGCTATTGGCTTAGGAGTAGGATTTACCATTGGAGCTATTGCCACACTTGCAAAACATGGTGTTTCTTCTAAATCGTTAATGGAAGCAGGTGTCGTTGGGCTTAAAACAGGGACTGAATCTTCAGCGCTTGCAGTAGTCAATCATGGAATTGTCCGAGGAATAGGAGAAGCAGCGACTACTGCACTAGCTCAAACCGCTTCTGAACGACTAGGCTTTGCTTTAACAGAGAACCTATTAAAAATGTGTAATATGGCTGTAGTCGGTGCAGTTTCGTCTATTGTGTTTAGTGCATATGTTTTTATAAAGCTAAAGTGGAAGGGGAATACCACTTCATTCGCTCTCAAACAGGCTGGTAAAACACTTGGATATTCGCTAGGGGTTCTCTTTATCTCGATAGTCGCCCAAGGCATTTGGGGAGGCTATGCTGGTCTAATAGCATCGCTTAGCATCGGTATCCTAATGACTTTTTACCACTTTATAAAGAATAAATTGTTCGAAAAGCTTCTTGAGGAGATTAGGCATTTTACCATTAATAAAGTAAGACCAATTTATTGATAGGGAGGTGAGGATATTGCTTTACGAAAAGTTTGTCAAAAAAGCAAAACAGCAAGATGAACGAAATGATTTTGCGGAATTAGAGGATTCAACTAGTAAGAGCCTTCCAGAACCAGTACGTAAATTTTACAGTTATGCTAATCCAGTTGACGTAGAACTAAGGATGTCAGACCTAACATCAATAAAGTTATATTCTGCTGATTCCTTACCAGCACTACAACAAGAATATAGAATGCCTGAAGAATTCTTCGTAGTTGCTACAAGAGAAGGAGATCCTATTTTCATTAAAAATGGGAAGGTATACACTGCCGTTCATGGTGCGGGAGAATGGGAGAAGGAACTGTTATTTAATTCTTTTAACGAGTTCTTAGAGAATATCATTGATCAGATAAAGCTTTAGGAACACCAATCCCACGTCACCTGTATGTTTTACCTATCATTAAGGTTCTCATAAGATAAAAGTCATTATTACGCAGTACAAATCAACTGTTCTATAGAAAAGCTAAGTGAAAGCAAAATGATTAATTTTGCTTTCACCATAATTAATCATCACTATTCACTTTCCATGAAGTTATCAAATTTATCAGATGCTTCTCTCTTCTCAGGGTCTGTAATATGAAGATATATCTTCCTGGTTATTTCATCATCAAAATGACCTAATCGATCTCTAATGTCTTCCAGTTCAACTCCAGCTGCCGCAAGTAGTGAAGTGTGTGTATGACGTAAGCTATGAGGAGAGAGCTTCATATTTAAATTAGCTAATTTAAGTAATCTTTTCATCCTATTTTCCACTAACTTGGTTAAGATAGGGAGGCCATGATGGTTATTAACATTTGTAAAAATAAATCCTTTATTAGTGTATAGGTCCCCTAATCTAACAATGGTTCTTTCTTGTTCTTCTTTATGCTTTTTAAGCATTTCAATCACAAGACTTGATACAATAATTTTACGTTTAGATTTCTCTGTCTTAGGTTGTACCAATACGTACTTAGCGATATTGTTATTTTCGTTATAGTACGTTTTGTTAATGCGGACAGTTCGCTTAGTAAAATCAATATCTTTCCATTTAAGTACTACTAATTCACCTACCCGCATACCAGTGTACGCTAGCATAGTGAAAATGAGATCATCCATAAGCAGTCCATTTTTCTTTGCTGAATTCAAAAAGATTTTCAGCTCTTTTTTCTCAAAGTAATTTGGAAGATCCTCATCTGAATTCTTCTGATCATCCTCATCTGTTTCTTTAATTACTTTAGGATCTTTTTTAATATAAGCCTTTTTTGCTGGATCTTCTCTTATCAGTTTCTTATGAACGGCCATATCAAATATCATTTTACCTGTTGCTAAGATGCCCTCCAGTGTACTTTTGGCCAAATTATTAGCTTTTAGATCATCTAGAGCATCTTGGAACATTTCCTCTGAAACGTTTTTAAGTTTAATGTGAGCAAGGTAGGGGAGTAATTTATTTATGCTATATTTTCGAAGTCGAAGTGTACCAGGTTTAGGACAAGTTCGTTCAATATACATAGACAACCATTGTTCAGCAAAGTCCTTAAACAAAATATCAGATTCCTTAATAAATGTACCTTGTTTCACATCAGTGATTATCGCTCTTACAGCATCTTCTGCATCTCCCCTTGTTTTAAATCCACCTCTGCTTTCCTGTCTTCTTTCCCCCGTTTTGGGGTCTGGTCCAATGTCTACCCAAAACGTCCAGGTTTTACCACCACAGGCGCATTTCTTTTTAGGGTTGCACTTACAATTCCTTCTTTTATAATGACCTTTCATACTCCTTTGTTACCTCACTTCCAAATATAAATAATATAATGTAGAAAGGTAGGAGAAGGCTCCACATAAATTATTACTAGAGCCTTTCCCTATATACTTGTTTCCATCAGTGGCTATGCTTATTTCTTATTCTTCAGTCGTTTAATCCACTGCATTAAATCATCTTTTTCCACTCTTTTTGAAATCCCAATTTCATAGTTGGGAATTCCACCATGCTCAACATGCACTTTTAATAACTCGTAAACTGTTTTTCTAGATATTCCAAGGAATTCTGAAATCTGTTGTGCTGTCAAAGTATCCGGTAGCGATTCCCAAGTTGTGTGTTTTTTTGTTTTGTTCATAATAAATTCCTCCTGAAGGTCAAAAGAAAAACCCCACAGATGAGAAAAGAAGGCACACTCCTACCAAGACAACAAGGTGGTTTAACGTGACCAACTTATTTCTTGGATTGGATGGGTGCTTCCTCATTCCAATCTGTGGGGTTTAACTTAACCCAGTTCATTTTATTCTTTCTGGTTTTCATGTTAACTTATTTCTTTTAGAATGGCGAACATAGGTACGAAACTTTTTTATGTTTTTTCTTGAGGTTATATATATTCTCTTTTTAATGAATAATACGGAATACAAGACTAGTAAGCGGGTGTTTTACTACAGCTCAAAGTTTTTTTGCTCCTGACAGAGATTATCCCCGTCGTAGCACTATGTCAGGCGTGGAACAAAGAATATAAAATTAAGAGATAGATAAATACTCCAAGGATTCTTTACTATACCTTAAATGGATTTGTTTCTTTTATTAATAGGTAAATACGTTCTTTATTTTGAGTTGCTCTCTTTTCTCCCTTCATGCCATTGTTTAAACTCCGTTTTGTCTACCTTTATTGATGCTCCAATTCGAAATGTAGGGATTCCACCATGCTCGATATGAACTTCAAACAACTCATATACTCTTCTTTTGGATATCCCGAGAATCTTGCATATGTGTTGCGCTGTCAAAGTATCCGGTAGCAATTCCCACGGGATGTGTGTTTCTGCTTTTTTCAATTTCTTACCCTCCTGTTCAATCAAAAAAGAAAACCCCACAGATTTGGAAAGAAAGGCAGACTGCATCCAAGATAAAAGATTACATACTTTTTTAGAAGTAATCTTATACGTCGAATACAGGTCCTTCCTGTGATCCAATCTGTGGGGTTTACCCAATTGATTTTGTTAAATATTATTATGTTACACATCATAGAGTGGAATATAATGAACTGTCAAGTACTGAATTGCGATGATATTTTCCGGTAGATATAAATCTAAGTGAAAGAAAATTTATCATTAATTAGTATGTAGGGATACTCTTCACTTATAGTTTACATAGCTACTGTTGTTGTGATAGATTTTAAATATAAGCAATTCATAAAAAATTAATTGAACTCGTTGCCATATAATTTAATAGTCTATTTTAAATAGATCTAGAGCAGAAGCACTGTCTCTATATCTGCAGAAATACACCATACGTGTATCCTCTTCAGATATAAGGACAGTGCTTTTTTTGTTGCTATATGCTTCCGAGAAAATGATTTGCGGTTTTAGTTTTTAAAAAAGTCTTTAAGGAGGATTTTATTATGCAATACCGAGAGTCACTTCAATTATCTTTATTTGATTTTACTTTGGATGAAGCGGATCAACAGAAAAGCATAGACGGGCATTTTTTAGAAGTTGACTTGGCTGTTTCCAAAAATGAACTTTGTGGTGCTTCTCCAAATGACTTTGAACAGGAAGGTATCGATAAGGAAGAGAAACAACCAGTCGAGAGAGAAGGAGAGACCATTTCGGAATTTGACGGAATAAGCACTGTAGAAGGCTTTTTGAATAAGTATTTTTCTGGAACTGAGGAAAAGGCTATAACTGCATGGTCCGGAAGTTATCTGACTAAAACATCGCAGGAACTAGGTTTAAAATCAAAATGGCTTGAGCATAATGGAGATAAATTTTCAAAGGAAGAGTTGATCTCCATTATGGAAAGCTTATTTAAAACCTCCCATCAAAAGAACGTGATTCCTTTAGGAGAGGAAGGGTTAAAGCAGTGGTTCATAGACAATATGATCAGTGAACTAGAGTCCAAACCGATTCGACAGTTTTTAGTAAAGCGGTCGAAACGGCTCAATTATAAATCGGTGTATATACTCATTTTACGATTTACCGAATTCGAGTCATTGGTCAGTAAGGCAACACGGAAAAAACCATTTGAACTTGTACGAGAAGACTTTTTAAATCAAGAACTCTATGAAGAGATAATCACAAGTAAGTTTTATTTTCAAAACTTTGCTTTGTTTTACAAACAAATGAATCCCTTTACAGAATCGTCTTTAACGTATACACCCAAAGAACGTAAGGAGGTGGTGCTACCGCCGGCCGTGCAATCATTTCTGACTTATAAAAAGAGGCAGGGAACGAAACCAGACCGGTTAGATAAGTTTCGATATGAACTGCATCGTTATTTACGATGGTCCTGCAATATTCTAAATGACTTTAGTACTTATCCAATCGATAAAGTTCCCTTTACCTTGTTTACACAAGAACACTTAAAGACGTATAAAAACTATCTCATCAAAGGGGTCCAAAGCGGCAGGTTTGCAGAAAATGGTTCCATGAAACATTTTAAAAATATCAAAACCTTTTTTAGAACCCTCTATCATATGAGGTTTATTAAAAACGATATTACAAGGGGCATTCGGAATATCGAGGGGGATGACTATCAATCTCGTTACATGCCAACGGATACAGAAATAAAAAAGTTCTTTACTGCCATCGAACAATATTCCGATACACCACAACTAGATAAACTGGCATTTGGGTTTATGATCTATCTGGGATTTCGATCATGTGAACTGGCGAGATTACAATGGGAAAACATTAGTTGGACCCTTGAGGACGTAAAGTTTACAGCAAAGGGAGGGAAGGTACACTCCTTACCCTTACCTTCACCGCTTATGGATCTCTTGCAGGAGGTAGAAAAACAAGAGAACGGGTTAGTGTTTGGAATGAAAGAACAACCACTAAGAGCGATCTTGTCTTTAAAGTACCGAATATTTACCTTGATTGCAGACTGGAAAGAGGCGAGTGGTCCCCATCAGTTGCGCCACGTGTATATCACGCGTTTAACCGAGAAAAACGTAACACCTAAAGTGCTTAAACGTTTGGCTCGCCACGACGACCTCGCCACGACTTCCCTATATATCCACCGAACGGAAGGCGAAGTTGGAGAGAAAGCACAACATATTTCTTTTCCGTGGGAGGCGAATTAACATGGCACTAGAAAAAGAGGACCATCCTCAATTCACTATCAAGGATGAAGTACAAACACTTTTGAAAAAATACGGGCAGGTTCAGGTGGAAAAAGAACTTGGCTCCATAGGTGTTCTTTTAACGGAAGAAAAGAACCCTGAAACTAAAGAGATAACGTTGTTGGAAGCAGCGCAGCACTTTTTAGAGGATGAATTTTCAACCTACCAAAGTGTTTCCCCTTCCTCCCAGTCATCCTATAAAAGTGAAATGAGAAGTTTTTGTAAGTACTTTGGGGTCAATATCGATGAAGATCTATCAACGGATGTCTTGTTAAAAGAGGTATTAACTCCTGAAAAGTTAGAGGAATATATACAACGGCCAGATATAGCGGAATCGACTCGAAGAAAAAAGGCGGCTTTTCTAAGAACCTTTATCGATTCAGTAGCAAGAGATCTGCTAAGCGAGAAAAAAATCAATCAATTAAATAAAAGGGCACTACAACTGAATGACCCAGATCCACAACCCCCACGAGCCTTTACCGCCGAACAAATTGATTATTTACTGAATTTGTCCCGCTTAACACGATGTGCCCTTCGAAACTATACGATACTTTGGACGCTTGTGGGAACAGGGATTCGAGTGGACGAGTTACATTTTCAAATTGGTGATATGAATTTTGAAAAAGGTTGGATAAAAGTTAAAGCGAAAGGACGTAAAGAACGAGCAAAAGTGAAACGGTTCATGACAAAAGGAGCCATCAAGGCATTAAAATACTATGTCAATTTCACTTACTCTCACTTAAA
The nucleotide sequence above comes from Bacillus sp. KH172YL63. Encoded proteins:
- a CDS encoding helix-turn-helix domain-containing protein, which encodes MNKTKKHTTWESLPDTLTAQQISEFLGISRKTVYELLKVHVEHGGIPNYEIGISKRVEKDDLMQWIKRLKNKK
- a CDS encoding SMI1/KNR4 family protein, whose product is MLYEKFVKKAKQQDERNDFAELEDSTSKSLPEPVRKFYSYANPVDVELRMSDLTSIKLYSADSLPALQQEYRMPEEFFVVATREGDPIFIKNGKVYTAVHGAGEWEKELLFNSFNEFLENIIDQIKL
- a CDS encoding tyrosine-type recombinase/integrase, producing MALEKEDHPQFTIKDEVQTLLKKYGQVQVEKELGSIGVLLTEEKNPETKEITLLEAAQHFLEDEFSTYQSVSPSSQSSYKSEMRSFCKYFGVNIDEDLSTDVLLKEVLTPEKLEEYIQRPDIAESTRRKKAAFLRTFIDSVARDLLSEKKINQLNKRALQLNDPDPQPPRAFTAEQIDYLLNLSRLTRCALRNYTILWTLVGTGIRVDELHFQIGDMNFEKGWIKVKAKGRKERAKVKRFMTKGAIKALKYYVNFTYSHLKNVLSETDYQRLYVFSDDNGRVSLSNRAIQRMVRGLIDTAIENNVVQDKVWDSDRGEEVKVNYSTHSFRHSFAIYALESGMDIYIVKELLGHKSIGSTEVYLNLFDEQYQKAMDKHPFAQLETDQLKHMGVDN
- a CDS encoding tyrosine-type recombinase/integrase is translated as MQYRESLQLSLFDFTLDEADQQKSIDGHFLEVDLAVSKNELCGASPNDFEQEGIDKEEKQPVEREGETISEFDGISTVEGFLNKYFSGTEEKAITAWSGSYLTKTSQELGLKSKWLEHNGDKFSKEELISIMESLFKTSHQKNVIPLGEEGLKQWFIDNMISELESKPIRQFLVKRSKRLNYKSVYILILRFTEFESLVSKATRKKPFELVREDFLNQELYEEIITSKFYFQNFALFYKQMNPFTESSLTYTPKERKEVVLPPAVQSFLTYKKRQGTKPDRLDKFRYELHRYLRWSCNILNDFSTYPIDKVPFTLFTQEHLKTYKNYLIKGVQSGRFAENGSMKHFKNIKTFFRTLYHMRFIKNDITRGIRNIEGDDYQSRYMPTDTEIKKFFTAIEQYSDTPQLDKLAFGFMIYLGFRSCELARLQWENISWTLEDVKFTAKGGKVHSLPLPSPLMDLLQEVEKQENGLVFGMKEQPLRAILSLKYRIFTLIADWKEASGPHQLRHVYITRLTEKNVTPKVLKRLARHDDLATTSLYIHRTEGEVGEKAQHISFPWEAN
- a CDS encoding site-specific integrase, with protein sequence MKGHYKRRNCKCNPKKKCACGGKTWTFWVDIGPDPKTGERRQESRGGFKTRGDAEDAVRAIITDVKQGTFIKESDILFKDFAEQWLSMYIERTCPKPGTLRLRKYSINKLLPYLAHIKLKNVSEEMFQDALDDLKANNLAKSTLEGILATGKMIFDMAVHKKLIREDPAKKAYIKKDPKVIKETDEDDQKNSDEDLPNYFEKKELKIFLNSAKKNGLLMDDLIFTMLAYTGMRVGELVVLKWKDIDFTKRTVRINKTYYNENNNIAKYVLVQPKTEKSKRKIIVSSLVIEMLKKHKEEQERTIVRLGDLYTNKGFIFTNVNNHHGLPILTKLVENRMKRLLKLANLNMKLSPHSLRHTHTSLLAAAGVELEDIRDRLGHFDDEITRKIYLHITDPEKREASDKFDNFMESE
- a CDS encoding dynamin family protein, with the translated sequence MFDLKDFRQNVLKMTQDDFAKMIGVRQDYVSRMEKTPEAIEFSMLLKIAQATGTTLDELVGYKKSIPNALEVSNTWETSSFIKKTLLDYIKMKTEDIRLSSEEKYKKMIKDLYQMIESTIVKPSVAIVGMSDAGKSRLINSLLGMDKMPTSWTPTTSISVHIKHIDDRPDFIEDEVWIFKGDKNGFDVKKLTNENYCSKWKIAGGTTSLLADYGTRQGDKYDIEDASAAVIFVESSILQICDIVDLPGFGTGDRKNDDILAQKSREIADVVIYMSIANGFLRGTDIEFLKTTLNSLPVIENKGNKLSPLNNLFIVASQSHTVDNGNKTELERILDAGATRLYSEVPEEIWQNREEQSVYKHTINDLRNRFFTYTTDKPYLREDFEREVKQLLENLPTIINKNAKESLQKYVEDSKILLENDIEQYEKIIYEREKYKQLLADIRKNEPIRIQENQKARMEVLEKVEKLHKESIKQFEDEFASIISVDNIVEIIKDKKYKKKKQDMESLAGYLSSKIQAKMQVVLKDNAEDLNKSIDKYLKNFNVQINKFESELKGFQVNFDAVKAFASGLAGLATFGGLAIWASTLGNLGAYILVAKGVSVLSALGITVAGGTAGAASVVAALGGPITLGIALAVIVSLSVFAFATGGWQKGIAKKIVKEYSAQDTFGQFVEEIDKFWDDTENAFNAAADYLDDEWKKYVDDLNDMVSSYSIKDIEQRIINAINLKDFFVEMPLSEPAMA
- a CDS encoding helix-turn-helix domain-containing protein: MKKAETHIPWELLPDTLTAQHICKILGISKRRVYELFEVHIEHGGIPTFRIGASIKVDKTEFKQWHEGRKESNSK
- a CDS encoding site-specific integrase; the encoded protein is MKGHFYRRNCTCKKKKCTCGAKWAYVVDIGIDPFTGKRKQKSKSGFLTQQEAEAAANTLIYELNQGTYLEETDKTFSDFAKEWLPIYSESKEVKPGTIRVRLHEIGRLLPYFAQLKLKDITRKMYQDALNDLKAQGLADSTREGINRTGRMIFRKALELELLKKDPTEFSYVKKDKKTIQQLEEEEVPNYLEKEELALFLKTAKQNGLEHDYLVFLILAYTGIRVGELIALKWKDIDFKNHTISITKTYYNPNNNTVEYQLVPPKTRKSRRKIVVDEEVIDALKEHKEAQDEVIEQLGDAYYNQDFIFAKMQRQHGYPIVIKNVRDRMKRLLKIADLNKDLTPHSLRHTHTSLLAEARVSLEQIMDRLGHTDDQITKNVYLHVTQEMKKEASQKFSELMRSLR